GACATATTTATCAGTCAGCTTTCTATAGGGCGTTTCATCTGCCCCTAGTGGAAACAACGAGGTGTGCACATAAGGAGGGGGTGTTTGTTCTGACATCTTCAAAGTACTCTGGTGTTTCAAGTCTGAGCGGAAACTGGTGTATCGTTGCTTTTAACGGGAAGTTTTGGGCTGCGTAAACCTTTCTTAGAAAAGTTCTACAAAAATCAAGCCCATTTACCTAGGAGAAGGCGCCAGTTCCGGCGCCTTTTCACTTATCGGGTTGCGAAAATTTCTATATCAACGGTCACGTTGTCCGCAACAGCTCCATTTGGAACATCCTTCCCCAACTGGAAATTTTTGCGTAGCAATACGACCTCTGCTTTCGCGTAGGCCTTTGTTCCCTCCAGATCGAGGGTAAAGGGAAAGGAAACCGGCAGACTGATACCTTTCATGGAAAGAGTACCTTCCGCCCTATAGGTCCCATCACTTACTCTCGTAATACGGGTCGTTTTAAAAACAGCTTCCGGAAACTGGCCTATATTGAACCAGTCCGTTCCCTCCAAGGTCGAGGCTATCTGTTTATCCGAAGTCTT
This genomic window from Pseudovibrio sp. M1P-2-3 contains:
- a CDS encoding YceI family protein, giving the protein MLSLRYLSLLTAFGMGLLVSGQQAFATVWNVNAGRSRIGFEVLQSGSMLKGTFGTWNAAIDFNPDDLANSTIQATIITGSVKTSDKQIASTLEGTDWFNIGQFPEAVFKTTRITRVSDGTYRAEGTLSMKGISLPVSFPFTLDLEGTKAYAKAEVVLLRKNFQLGKDVPNGAVADNVTVDIEIFATR